A single window of Zea mays cultivar B73 chromosome 10, Zm-B73-REFERENCE-NAM-5.0, whole genome shotgun sequence DNA harbors:
- the LOC100275057 gene encoding uncharacterized protein LOC100275057 — translation MLSRSGSTCHKRLHPTIPSIPTHTNTPMTPKSKLPAPHLLLAMAAPCAATAHCTSEPSTPSNLICIRGRYALRRQDCNLVDGEYILVLEQGVAQEVAPDLAPEPAIEDLPAPALEGSLEDMVVGVT, via the exons ATGCTCAGCCGTTCCGGTTCCACCTGTCATAAGCGTCTTCATCCAACCATCCCCTCCATTCCCACACATACAAACACCCCGATGACTCCAAAATCAAAACTGCCAGCCCCTCACCTCCTCCTCGCCATGGCTGCTCCGTGTGCAGCAACCGCACACTGCACCAGCGAGCCGTCGACACCATCGAACCTCATCTGCATTCGTGGTCGCTACGCCCTCCGACGCCAAG attgtaacctcgtggacggagaatacatcctcgtgctagagcaaggagttgctcaggaggtagccccggatctagcaccagagcctgccatcgaggatctgcctgccccagctttggaag gttctctggaggacatggttgttggagtgacttag
- the LOC100275057 gene encoding uncharacterized protein isoform X1 has protein sequence MLSRSGSTCHKRLHPTIPSIPTHTNTPMTPKSKLPAPHLLLAMAAPCAATAHCTSEPSTPSNLICIRGRYALRRQALPALLHVQLCRGCISPRAARCSRRRGPGQQPLPRPRLDPCVSFFSLATGSLEDMVVGVT, from the exons ATGCTCAGCCGTTCCGGTTCCACCTGTCATAAGCGTCTTCATCCAACCATCCCCTCCATTCCCACACATACAAACACCCCGATGACTCCAAAATCAAAACTGCCAGCCCCTCACCTCCTCCTCGCCATGGCTGCTCCGTGTGCAGCAACCGCACACTGCACCAGCGAGCCGTCGACACCATCGAACCTCATCTGCATTCGTGGTCGCTACGCCCTCCGACGCCAAG CTCTCCCTGCTCTGTTGCACGTTCAGCTGTGCCGAGGCTGCATCTCTCCCCGCGCTGCGCGCTGCTCTCGCCGGCGTGGCCCCGGCCAGCAGCCGCTTCCCCGGCCGAGACTGGATCCCTGCGTGTCGTTCTTCTCCCTGGCCACTG gttctctggaggacatggttgttggagtgacttag